One genomic segment of Pirellulaceae bacterium includes these proteins:
- a CDS encoding homocysteine S-methyltransferase family protein has translation MTTNNERRSLTDRLSEGPVLCAEGYLFELERRGYLQAGAFVPEVVLEHPAAVAQLHREFLRAGSDVLEAFTYYAHREKLRLIGKEDQLESLQRNALDIANSVADEADFRPLVAGNICNTNVYSPGDANAEAEVRKMFDEQIAWAAEANVDFIIAETIRYHGEAELALRSIKAANLPAAVMLVVDADEQTRDGLPIAEACQRLEQAGADVVGMNCSRGPQTMLPLIARIRDAVSCHVGGLPVPYRTTAESPTFQSLSDPDCSCIPDDRPFPTALDPFVCNRYEMGEYAQQADEMGVRFLGACCGAAPHHIRSMAEALGRQPEASRYSPDMTKHWAFGKNERLKSANLDYAEKLRHKKP, from the coding sequence ATGACTACCAACAATGAGCGACGATCGCTAACCGATCGATTGTCGGAAGGCCCGGTGCTGTGTGCAGAAGGTTACCTATTCGAGTTAGAGCGACGTGGGTACCTCCAGGCCGGCGCATTCGTACCTGAAGTGGTACTCGAACATCCGGCGGCAGTCGCGCAACTTCATCGTGAATTCCTCCGTGCTGGATCAGATGTCCTGGAGGCGTTCACATATTATGCTCACCGCGAAAAACTACGCCTGATCGGCAAGGAGGATCAGCTCGAGTCGCTTCAACGAAATGCCTTGGATATCGCGAACTCGGTTGCTGACGAGGCGGACTTCCGGCCACTCGTTGCAGGTAATATTTGCAATACAAACGTTTATTCGCCCGGGGACGCAAACGCGGAAGCAGAAGTCCGCAAGATGTTCGACGAGCAGATTGCTTGGGCTGCCGAGGCCAATGTGGACTTCATCATTGCCGAAACGATCCGGTATCACGGCGAAGCCGAATTGGCCCTTCGATCGATCAAGGCCGCCAACTTACCCGCCGCCGTGATGCTCGTCGTTGACGCCGACGAGCAAACGCGAGACGGACTTCCGATTGCCGAAGCATGCCAGAGACTCGAACAGGCTGGTGCGGACGTCGTGGGTATGAATTGCTCTCGCGGCCCACAGACGATGCTGCCGCTGATAGCGCGGATTCGCGACGCGGTGAGTTGCCACGTGGGTGGACTACCGGTCCCGTACCGCACAACTGCTGAATCTCCGACGTTTCAATCGTTATCTGACCCTGATTGTAGCTGTATCCCCGATGATCGGCCGTTTCCCACAGCACTCGATCCGTTTGTCTGCAATCGCTATGAGATGGGTGAATACGCCCAGCAGGCGGATGAGATGGGGGTTCGGTTTTTGGGAGCGTGTTGTGGTGCTGCGCCGCACCACATACGATCGATGGCAGAGGCACTCGGCCGACAACCCGAGGCAAGTCGTTACTCACCCGACATGACGAAGCATTGGGCTTTTGGAAAAAACGAACGCTTAAAATCAGCGAACTTGGATTACGCCGAAAAGTTGCGTCACAAAAAACCTTAA
- the solA gene encoding N-methyl-L-tryptophan oxidase, producing MNYQYETIVVGCGGIGSAALYWLSRRLGAKVLGIEQFELGHMRGSSQDHSRIFRLAQHQPEYADLARSALGVWREVEGESGVTLLLKTGGVVIEQMGSRDVDQPGVRDLRGYVRAMTEQGIAFDKLTGPEVNQRWPQFQLTDREQAIYQADSGLIDAAKSNAVHTVLAQAHGATVLANTAVREIRPVGNGVEIATDRESFRAASVVIASGAWTNRLLDGLKINLPITVSQEQVTYYSTPHLREFAPDRFPVWIWHGAHSFYGFPVYGEVATKMGQHNGGPEVTADTRTFEPDPTRQQRYRKFLEQYLPRFLGPELYTKTCLYTVPYDQKFVLSQLPEHPQISVFIGAGTAFKFTSLMGKILSELALDRRTKHGIDSFRFDRPAIQDPTYRKEVHC from the coding sequence ATGAATTATCAGTACGAAACGATTGTCGTAGGGTGTGGTGGCATCGGTAGCGCCGCTTTGTACTGGCTGTCGCGACGCCTCGGTGCGAAAGTACTGGGCATCGAACAATTCGAACTTGGCCACATGCGAGGCAGCTCCCAGGATCATTCGCGTATCTTTCGCCTCGCACAACATCAGCCAGAATACGCAGACCTGGCACGCTCCGCTCTGGGCGTATGGCGCGAGGTTGAAGGCGAGTCTGGAGTCACGCTGTTGTTGAAAACCGGTGGCGTGGTCATCGAACAGATGGGATCGCGTGACGTCGACCAGCCCGGCGTGCGCGACTTGCGCGGCTACGTCCGTGCCATGACCGAACAAGGGATCGCTTTCGATAAACTGACCGGTCCCGAAGTCAATCAACGGTGGCCGCAGTTCCAATTGACGGACCGTGAGCAAGCCATTTATCAAGCCGACTCGGGGCTCATCGATGCGGCTAAGTCAAATGCCGTGCACACCGTACTGGCGCAAGCGCATGGTGCAACTGTCCTCGCCAATACGGCCGTCCGTGAAATCCGTCCGGTGGGTAATGGTGTTGAGATTGCCACCGACCGAGAATCGTTTCGCGCCGCCAGTGTTGTCATCGCCAGTGGTGCGTGGACGAATCGACTCTTGGACGGACTGAAAATCAACTTGCCCATCACCGTTTCGCAGGAGCAGGTCACGTACTATTCGACTCCGCATCTTCGTGAATTCGCGCCTGATCGATTTCCCGTTTGGATTTGGCACGGTGCACATTCGTTCTACGGCTTCCCAGTCTACGGTGAAGTCGCCACAAAGATGGGACAACACAATGGTGGCCCTGAAGTGACGGCCGATACACGGACTTTTGAACCGGATCCCACGCGACAACAACGCTATCGAAAATTTCTAGAGCAATATCTTCCGCGATTCCTGGGACCCGAACTTTACACGAAAACCTGCCTGTATACTGTCCCATACGATCAAAAGTTTGTGCTCAGCCAACTGCCAGAACACCCACAGATCTCCGTATTCATTGGAGCCGGAACAGCCTTCAAGTTTACGAGTTTGATGGGCAAGATTCTCTCTGAATTAGCTCTCGATCGCCGTACCAAACATGGGATCGACTCGTTTCGCTTTGACCGCCCGGCGATTCAAGACCCGACGTATCGGAAAGAAGTGCATTGTTAG
- a CDS encoding MFS transporter, whose product MNVRTRRGIIIFSLLFAGEAVFTLPFHIARYFRPTFVEVLDISQTQLGELFTTYGIVAMLSYLLGGGLADRFSARKLLVFSLVATASAGFFLASIPALGELRWLYAFWGASTILPFWSALLRATREWGGADKQGEAFGILDGGRGIIAAILASLALWLMSIQLPLADSESQATILQRTVALRSIIFFYTGSTLLAAIFVWFCLPESQRAVAATRTTNSSGRFSNLKQVIRMRAVWLHGVVIMAAYSAYKGFDFFSQFAHDVWGWSEIHSAQLSTTAAWIRPVAAISAGLLADRWRSSRVIMVAFLVTGAGFSVLPWISPGEAKAWLLWMNISIVSVGIFALRGIYFALLEEEQIPRSMTGTAIGVVSFVGFIPEIVINYLGGRLIDHWSGELTGYLVFFTLLGCGCLIGLAAAYPIGAADHEQSS is encoded by the coding sequence GTGAATGTTCGTACACGTCGCGGAATCATAATCTTTAGCTTGCTATTTGCTGGCGAAGCGGTATTCACACTTCCGTTTCACATCGCCCGCTATTTCCGCCCGACCTTCGTCGAAGTGCTGGACATCAGTCAGACGCAACTGGGGGAGCTCTTTACGACGTATGGGATTGTGGCAATGCTCTCCTACCTACTGGGAGGAGGCTTAGCGGATCGATTTTCGGCGCGTAAACTGCTTGTGTTTTCCCTCGTCGCGACGGCTTCGGCCGGTTTTTTTCTCGCATCGATCCCCGCGCTGGGCGAGCTGAGGTGGCTCTATGCGTTTTGGGGAGCCTCTACGATACTGCCGTTCTGGAGTGCACTGTTGCGAGCCACGCGTGAATGGGGCGGCGCCGATAAACAGGGTGAGGCATTTGGCATCCTCGACGGCGGCCGTGGCATCATCGCCGCCATCCTGGCATCATTGGCACTTTGGCTGATGTCGATCCAACTGCCGTTGGCAGACTCCGAATCCCAAGCGACGATATTGCAGCGAACGGTCGCTTTGCGAAGTATCATCTTTTTCTACACGGGAAGCACTCTACTGGCTGCCATCTTCGTCTGGTTCTGCCTTCCCGAATCTCAGCGTGCTGTTGCCGCCACGCGGACGACTAACTCATCCGGCAGGTTCAGCAACCTCAAACAGGTGATACGAATGCGGGCTGTCTGGCTGCACGGCGTGGTGATCATGGCTGCCTATTCCGCCTACAAAGGATTCGATTTCTTTTCTCAGTTCGCGCACGACGTTTGGGGATGGTCCGAAATCCACAGTGCGCAACTGAGTACAACGGCGGCTTGGATTCGTCCGGTTGCAGCGATTTCGGCCGGGCTGCTGGCTGACCGCTGGCGCAGCTCACGAGTCATCATGGTCGCGTTTCTGGTGACCGGCGCCGGGTTTTCGGTACTTCCTTGGATCTCTCCAGGTGAGGCGAAAGCATGGCTACTGTGGATGAACATCTCGATCGTCAGCGTGGGCATCTTCGCGCTACGCGGAATCTATTTTGCCTTACTCGAAGAAGAACAAATTCCGCGATCGATGACCGGAACCGCGATCGGTGTCGTATCGTTCGTCGGCTTCATTCCCGAAATCGTCATTAACTATTTGGGCGGCCGATTGATTGACCATTGGTCGGGTGAACTGACGGGATATCTTGTGTTTTTCACGCTGCTCGGTTGCGGTTGCCTGATTGGCCTCGCCGCCGCGTACCCGATCGGCGCGGCTGATCACGAACAATCCTCATAA